A single Pan troglodytes isolate AG18354 chromosome X, NHGRI_mPanTro3-v2.0_pri, whole genome shotgun sequence DNA region contains:
- the CENPVL3 gene encoding centromere protein V-like protein 3, whose translation MGVAGWARARESAGAMGRVRNRATAQRRRRKRPGDPPAACAAIAVMGASRAQCPRVQVGVGSHAAAKRWLGKLRRKRRWRRVREAGSRDPLPSAPLPDPPAPAESPKELDLGAQRERWETFRKLWGLSCEGAAKVLLDTFEYPGLVHHTGGCHCGAVRFAVWAPADLRVVDCSCRLCRKKQHRHFLVPASRFTLLQGAESIVTYRSNTHPALHSFCSRCGVQSFHAAVSDPRVYGVAPHCLDEGTVRSVVIEEVGGGDPGEEAAEEHKAIHKTSSQSAPACPREQEQ comes from the coding sequence ATGGGGGTAGCGGGCTGGGCACGCGCTCGGGAGTCTGCAGGCGCCATGGGCAGAGTGAGGAACCGCGCCACTGCTCAGCGGCGGAGGCGAAAGCGGCCCGGGGATCCTCCCGCCGCCTGCGCGGCCATCGCGGTCATGGGCGCCAGCCGCGCGCAGTGCCCCCGGGTCCAAGTCGGGGTCGGGAGCCACGCGGCGGCCAAGAGGTGGCTGGGAAAGTTGCGGCGGAAGCGCCGGTGGCGGCGGGTCCGGGAGGCGGGCTCCAGAGATCCGCTGCCCTCCGCGCCACTCCCGGACCCGCCGGCGCCCGCCGAGTCCCCTAAGGAGCTGGACCTGGGCGCACAGCGGGAGCGCTGGGAGACGTTCAGGAAACTGTGGGGCCTCAGCTGCGAGGGCGCCGCCAAGGTCCTGCTGGACACCTTCGAGTACCCGGGCCTCGTGCATCACACCGGGGGCTGCCACTGCGGCGCGGTCCGCTTTGCGGTCTGGGCCCCTGCAGATCTGCGCGTCGTGGATTGcagctgcaggctgtgcaggaagaaGCAGCACCGCCACTTCCTCGTCCCGGCCTCGCGCTTCACGCTGCTCCAGGGCGCAGAAAGCATCGTCACCTATCGGTCCAACACGCACCCGGCGCTGCACAGCTTCTGCAGCAGGTGCGGGGTGCAGAGTTTCCACGCAGCTGTCTCTGACCCCCGCGTGTACGGCGTCGCCCCGCACTGCCTGGACGAGGGCACCGTGCGCAGCGTGGTCATCGAGGAGGTCGGCGGTGGCGACCCGGGGGAGGAGGCCGCCGAGGAGCACAAGGCCATCCACAAGACGTCCTCCCAGTCAGCCCCTGCCTGTCCCCGCGAACAGGAGCAGTGA